A part of Dethiosulfovibrio peptidovorans genomic DNA contains:
- a CDS encoding YigZ family protein yields the protein MAAINDQYIQVVTPGEFILKERRSTFIAQAFPVITPEMVRTALYDVSRRYPDARHSCWGYRLGYPETSTHCSDDGEPSGSAGRPILGAIVQADIYDVIVIVTRYFGGVKLGVRGLIDAYSEAASAALTRCTFREAVATTAFSFKTTYDRYGDVLHHLTSFGLPEASVHPHFSEIVDVKMDVPLSLEISMTQLLNNLKNRSLVSTWEQNSRVST from the coding sequence ATGGCCGCGATAAACGATCAATACATCCAAGTCGTTACGCCGGGGGAGTTTATTCTCAAGGAGCGCCGTTCAACCTTTATAGCCCAGGCATTTCCTGTCATCACCCCAGAGATGGTTAGAACAGCCCTATACGACGTTTCCCGACGATATCCCGACGCTCGACATTCTTGTTGGGGATATCGATTAGGATATCCTGAAACCTCTACCCACTGCTCAGATGATGGTGAGCCATCAGGATCGGCTGGACGACCGATCCTTGGAGCCATCGTCCAGGCTGACATATACGACGTCATCGTAATCGTCACCAGATATTTTGGTGGAGTCAAACTGGGTGTCAGAGGCCTTATAGACGCATATTCAGAGGCCGCATCCGCTGCCCTTACACGATGTACCTTTCGAGAGGCCGTGGCAACGACAGCCTTTAGTTTTAAGACAACCTACGACAGGTATGGCGACGTTCTCCATCATCTGACAAGTTTTGGACTCCCTGAGGCCTCTGTTCACCCTCATTTCAGCGAGATCGTGGATGTTAAAATGGACGTTCCTCTCTCCTTGGAGATATCAATGACACAGCTTCTGAATAACTTAAAAAATCGATCCTTGGTATCCACATGGGAACAAAATTCTCGCGTATCGACTTGA
- a CDS encoding HIT family hydrolase, whose product MNHLFAPWRIRYIMSENEPDGCAFCRICSQNDDVTNLVVHRGKSCFVVLNRYPYNSGHLMVVPYRHISDYSALDINEVDEMHDLSSTALNVMKKNMSPHGFNLGMNLGEAAGAGIADHLHLHVVPRWNGDTNFMPVLDDIRVLPQALIETCQVLRSAWPR is encoded by the coding sequence ATGAATCACCTTTTTGCACCGTGGCGAATCCGATATATTATGAGCGAAAACGAACCTGATGGATGTGCGTTTTGTCGAATCTGCTCTCAAAATGACGACGTGACTAACTTAGTCGTTCACCGAGGAAAAAGCTGTTTTGTCGTTTTGAACCGATATCCTTACAACTCAGGTCATCTCATGGTCGTCCCATACAGACACATATCCGACTACAGCGCCTTAGATATTAACGAAGTCGACGAGATGCACGACCTCTCGTCAACAGCCTTGAACGTCATGAAAAAAAACATGTCCCCTCATGGTTTTAACCTGGGGATGAACCTGGGAGAGGCTGCGGGAGCCGGTATAGCCGACCATCTTCATCTTCATGTCGTTCCCCGCTGGAACGGCGACACCAATTTTATGCCTGTCTTGGACGACATTCGGGTGCTACCTCAGGCGTTGATTGAGACCTGTCAAGTCCTTCGAAGCGCATGGCCGCGATAA
- a CDS encoding chromosome partitioning protein ParB, translating into MAQRRSLGKGLEALLPQKTFSPLEPRTIPLDKIFPNPDQPRKVFSEDSLQELTTSIKNHGILQPLLIAPKDDGYIIVAGERRWRAAKQAGLSEIPAILFQGEEKDILEASLIENIQRDDLSSIEVAHTLRELMNRFGLSQENVAARIGWSRSAVANKLRLLNLPEDVKTMITKGALSERHGRALLSLESPSLVSVMATQAAEQEWTVRELEKRIKDKNRPTQQTTRTTPDWGNSLRPFKIFVSVTGRRHNMKVTLSGLNAEQIRRLGDLLSKEKEELFATAEVNTP; encoded by the coding sequence ATGGCTCAACGTCGATCACTAGGCAAAGGACTGGAGGCTCTCCTTCCTCAGAAGACCTTCTCTCCTTTAGAACCTCGGACGATACCTCTGGACAAGATCTTCCCCAACCCAGACCAACCTCGAAAGGTTTTCAGCGAGGACTCTCTTCAAGAGCTCACAACCTCCATCAAGAACCATGGCATCCTTCAACCCCTCTTAATCGCTCCCAAGGACGACGGCTACATCATCGTAGCTGGTGAGCGACGATGGAGGGCAGCGAAACAAGCCGGCCTCTCAGAAATACCGGCCATCCTCTTTCAGGGCGAGGAGAAGGATATTTTAGAGGCATCCCTCATCGAGAATATCCAAAGAGACGACCTCTCTTCAATAGAAGTCGCCCATACGCTTCGCGAGCTTATGAACCGTTTTGGGCTCTCACAGGAAAACGTAGCAGCCAGAATTGGATGGAGTCGCTCGGCAGTGGCTAACAAACTTCGCCTTCTTAACCTACCCGAGGACGTCAAAACAATGATAACAAAAGGAGCCCTCTCTGAACGCCACGGCAGGGCTCTCCTCTCCCTGGAGAGCCCCAGTCTCGTGTCTGTCATGGCGACACAGGCTGCAGAACAGGAATGGACCGTTCGAGAGCTGGAAAAACGTATCAAAGACAAAAACAGGCCTACACAGCAAACCACGCGGACAACACCGGACTGGGGAAACTCACTCCGTCCCTTCAAGATCTTCGTATCCGTCACAGGGCGAAGACATAATATGAAGGTTACCCTTTCAGGGCTAAATGCCGAACAGATCCGTCGGCTAGGCGATCTATTGTCAAAAGAAAAAGAAGAGCTTTTTGCCACAGCAGAAGTCAATACCCCATGA